The sequence ACTGCTTGTCGTGCAGTAGtagagaacagtcaatgacttGGATGGCAGGAGTCTGACtgtttttagggtcttcctcatacaccgcctggtatagaggtcctagatggcagagctcggccccagtgatgtactgggctgtacgcactaccctatgtagtgctttgcggtcggatgccaagcaatttccataccaagcggtgatgtagccattcaagatgctctcaatggtgcagctgtataactttttgaggctctgaggacccatgccaaatcttttcagtctcctgggtgGGAAAAGGAgttgttgttggtgtgtgtggaccatgttaattccttagtcaTGTGGACaatgaggaacttgaagctgtcgacccgctccactatagTCCTGTGGAGGGGGCGTGGTCTGCCCTCCATTTCCTGTCCTCCCCACTGTGACTCTACAgttctgtagcttagcatccgcttcatctgaccacttctgtattgagtgcATCACTGGGACTTCCTGTTTGcttataagcaggaatcaggaggatggcgatatggtcagatttgccgaagagagggtgagggagagccttgtgtgtggagtaaaggtgttcAAGAGTTTTGTCGCCTccagttgcacaggtgacatgctggtaaaaattagGTTAAatggatttcagtttccctgcattaaaatcacaggCCACAAAAAGCACATAACattgtttcctctctctactctgtattcaATCAATTCATCTCATTTCACCCTCTGACTACAATGTTTCATTTTGCGGTGTTATTTGTGAAGTTTCCCTCCATGTCCTTTGACATTGTAAGTAAGTTCATAAGTCACCTGGAGGGTAATGGAGATTCCAGGATCTGCTGTTTTAAGCAAATGTGACAAACACCATGCATATGCGTGCTATACTGACCAACTACTCCATCAATTAATTTAGTGGCATACTATTGTCAGTATGTTTCCCATACATACTCTACTGTtaaattttttattattttttgaaATCCAGCTTTCTCTGAAAACTGCAAGAATGGTTCTTCCTCCTGTGCAAACAAAGGCAGGCGCCAGAGCGCCACAGCCCTATTAATTCACAGTAAGCATAGGAGTGTTCAAAGTCCATGCATGCAGTCCCTGTTAAACAATCAATCAACAGACAGGAGACGGGCACTGGGTGTCACACAGTGACTGGTTTGTTCGGAGCATCTCTCTAGTGTAGCTGGCACTGAGGCTTCCCTATGTGAATACTGTTAAACCCTTTTGTACCAAGAACTGTCATCGTAAGTGaaaataacccccccccctaaaaaacaaacaaaaaaacaaacacaagGCATCTCCTGTGCCTAGGATTGTGTAAAAAGTGTGATGTTGGGCAcagatctgctctctctctgcattaATTTGATAATCTGGCTTTGCACAACTATCAGTGTCACAGTCGGTGTGTGTTCTAAAATAACCAAGCGGGTAGTCTTGTCATGCTGGCCTCTTGCCCTCTGACAGACTTAAGACACAAAGGTGACTCAGTAAAATGAGAATCAGGCCCTCTTGTTTACACGCCATTTCTAACAAAACGAGTAAACCTGCCAGTAATGACAGTAGCAGTGATGTCATAGTGGCTTTGAGTCTTTCACAGCATATCGCATTGCCTGTGTTGTAATTAAACCTACACAGCATCTTGCCCACTCAACTAGTATCAATGGCTGCATCTATTCCACAACAGCTGCTCTGCACTGTCAAAGCTTGTATTCAGAACGCTAATGGATTCATCTGGGGAATGTCAGGAAGTCCTGCAGTAGGTGTTTGAAGCATCTGTAGATTGTGTTATACATTCTTATACACCAGGCCAACGCATTGTTGGAAATGTTGATGGGTCAGATAAGGTTGTCAGTGTATTAAGTGTCACCAGCTCGCTCATGTTTTCATGGCTGAGTGACTATGCAAATATGGATGGATGCACCAGCACACCAAGATCAACATGACATAATAATCACATCACAAATTATCGCATAAAAGTTATGGATGCAAATAGTAATCCTCTTTCACCTAATGATATTTAaacagtagctagttagctaaataAAACTGTCTGgcttgctagctggctagctgactAGGCAGGCTGAGGTAAATAAGTACACTAGCTAACAACGACAGTCTAAAAACAGCTTAAATGATTTATTCCTCTTTAACAATATTTTCTTATAAAGACATGTATGTTTAAGAAAGTGTTCTCTTTCCCGTCATTTCGATCCTTTGAAGCAGCAGGTTGTAGGCAGGTTGTCACCGTTAAAAACACCAACCGTCCTTGGAGAGCAATTCTGAGGTAATAATTTTGCGCGGACTGAAGCGAAATGGAACTAGAACTCCCCGCGTCCTCCATCCTTCCGGACCGCTACGAGGGCCAAGCAACCAGCATAGCAACGGACGCTTTGGTTTATTACGTAATCCGGTCAGAATTTTGCAAGTTCTAGTAACAGCCCTAGCAACAGAAGCTACAACTCATCAAATACCATTGTGAAGCCGGGGGGATACTTTTTTGGCAGGGGGACACCATTTGGCATGATACCCCCACATTTTAAATTCACTAACACAACAATAAATTCCGTACAAATATTTGAGGCAGCTTTCCTTTACTTGAACCGTTTTGGATGTTATTTTGGTATGTTATCTAACAAAAATGTCTTGATGTCAGACTGTACCTGACACCAAAAAAGCCTTGTCCCTTTACCCCTTTGTTTgaatctttctttctttctcagaATGCTGACCTGGCTTAGAGTGCTTAGTGACTGGATCTGGCAGGACCGGTTGTGGTTCCCAGCGGGCCTGGGTTGGGCCAACCTCAAGGACCGGGATGGCCAAGTCTTCGCTAAAGGAAGGGATCTCTGGGTCATCTTCCCCATCGCAGTATGCTTCCTGATTATACGACAGATATTTGAGAGGTCAGTACTCCAGGCCCAAGACCAAGAATCCTTTGGGCCTTGGTCAGAAGTAGGAACCCCCTATtccaagggaatagggtgtcattaccTGCCCCTCCTCATTTTGCAATGGCCTTGCTATGTTCCATTAGTTTGCTGTTGTTTTTAACCAGTATTGCTCAAATCTCGTTTTCCTGTTCATCTTGCCTTGTTGACTTGTGTTCACTACAACCATCATAACTGATTTACAGTCCTTACAacactttcctctcctcctttgctTCCTCTGACTATCCAGGACCGTGGCCGTTCAACTTGCCTCTTTACTTGGAGTGAGGGAGAAACCGCGTGTCAGAGCTGCTCCCAACACCACACTGGAATCCTATTTCTGCAATGCATCAAAGTTCCCCTCACAGGTAATTGCACAGCATAACTGTAATGCTACATACTGGGGTCAAACGCCAACACCTTCCTAATCCTACATGTAGGAAACTACCATACAGTTCCACTGACCAAATCCAAATGACCACACAGTTCAATAATAGCTCACACAAACACTGCACAACTCCTTAGTCAAATCCATGCACGATTACTACGTTAAATCAACCATTATTTAAAGTGCATTCAAAATCGCAGCACACTTTACAGTAAAACAATAATTGAAGGAGACAGTAGTACATAAGATTTTAAAGGGATAATCCACCCCAAACCATTAATTAATATGATTAACTGTGTTAAATAACACTAATATgtaaaaacaatgtttttttgtgaacacattttgttgttataaCAAGGCTGGTAGCAATGTGAAGGTCATTGGAAATCTGCAGTTGAGGTCGAATACaaaacatggctctctctgggCTGGTTGGCAAGCTAGTTAGCGAACGTAGCTAcactacacacaataataccaaagtcaatatcagtaggtgaagtagctagctagctgtaaaatCCCTTGAACAAACGAGTGCAGAGTACATTGCTATGGCAACAACAGCCGTTTCCCACAGACGCACACGACGCATTGCAAGATGGTACTTGGAGAAACTGAGGGTgcattcgtaaattcactctggctatcaaCTCCGGTTTCAGAGCATTCTCGTCTGGGTGTGCCAGGGAGCAGAATACCTGAGGAATTTGCAAACGCGCAACACTCGTTGAATACATTGAATACGATGGGTGTCAGTCAACGTTgttggcaacaacaacaacaaaaaataattgttgccagcagcacagttagtcaccaatgCTCTAGATAACATGTAGACAACCTAACCAGCTCGGCTaaggtgagtaaaatggtcagagggaggtgttctctcattcgtgtctggaagtagctagcaatcTAGACAACTTCAGTATGTTAGCTTAGATGCTTGACTGCctttgtgaggtcagaacgctcagatcaaccctactgGACAATCTGACAACCCTCTGAATTTTCGAAAGCCCAGAGCGCACTCTGAGCACACTCGGGTACTCCACAGTGACTTTAAGAACAAACCCTGAGTTGAATCATTTGGGACACTGTTTAGATTGAGCACATCTAAGCGAAATATATTATGTACTTGGTCACGTCAAGAACACATCCGTCCGTTCATATCGTCAAGTATACCAACCCATACCATCTATTGGCTGATTTGGCGATCTGGAGTGCAGGTAATTATTTTAAAAGCGTGAACCAGGTAGCTATGACACGTTCCTACAGGATTTCCTGATTtcacagaaggaccacatagagGTTAAGTCATTGTGTGATCTGGAATGACTCATAagagcctgtttctgtagcataaggcagcttgatgtacaagttcACCCCCTGAACAGGACGTTAGTCTAGTTCAGGGCCTTACCCCTTATTTGCAGTCTGGACTCCCAACTTTAAGATCTCAGGGCAGACACTAACCACAAAGCCACTGCGTTGGTACACTAATGAAACATAGGCCTTCACCCAATTGACAGGAGTTTCATGTTTGTATTTGTTTTGAGGGGGGGTAGATTATCCCTTTAATTTAAGTGTATATTGCTCTTAGCTCTCGTTTCTCTCTGTCAGAGTTCAGTGGAGGAGTTAACTAAACAGTCGGCCTGCTCGGTGCGGCAGGTCCAGAGGTGGTTCCGACGGCGGAGGAACCAGGAACGGCCGAGCCAGATCAAGAAGTTCCGGGAAGCCTGGTACCCTTAGCAGCCAAGTGCAAACCCACAAGCTTTATTTTTCTGTCTGTGGTTATACAGTCAGAGGCTACACTCATTTCTGTATTGAATATGGTTGAAATCAATTGTTTTAGCAAAGAAAGTATAGTACCGCTAACTGAAATTAATAGTAGCGGAGCAGATGAACATGGTTGAATGGAACTTGCACTTGCCCACATTTTAATTAATTAAAcaaccttttatttatttatttccgaTGTGGGCGTATTtctactgtgtaacatgttatgtCCCTTCTGTAAAAGTACCTCCTATTGTCTTTACCGTGATTTGACGTGAGTCTTATTTACCTGATCAAAATATAAGCTTCCTTGTATAGTTTTACAGGCAGTTGTAGCTTATGTTTTACTTTGTCTTGAAGGAGCCATAGTTTATTGGCGATCTGTTATGTGAAATTGTTGTGAGCTGTGTGAAATTGTGTTCTGTTCAAATGGGGTTTTTGAGGTTGCTGTGCGTTCTCTTACAGTTGGAGATTTACCTTTTACGTTCTTGCTTTCATTGCTGGCCTGGGTGCCCTAATTGATGTGAGTATCACAATTTACTGTTGGCATATATTTTCTCGAGCAATGCTTTGCCTTTGTAACGTTTTATACATTTGCGTGTGCCATTTTGTGTTTGACACTGAAATCTCTTCCTAGAAACCATGGTTCTATGACATGGAGGAGATGTGGAATGGCTTCCCCACACTGGTATGTACATTCTGTGCCACCTTTTTTTCACCCGCTTTTCTATAAGACTGTTGGTCTCTAAATTTGAATTGGTTTTAAAATGTTTAGTTGGTTTAAAATCTTTACAAAGTCAGTGTCTGCCACAATATGGGAGAGTCACAAGCAAATGATTTTTCAAAGGTTCCCAGTACATGATGCTTGTTTATCAAATTCAATGAGCTGCCTGATTGAAGATTCCAGTTTGGTATTTCTAGATACCTTTTATGAATGTTATGAAAATGTAAGCATGCAATATACTTTAAGTAGCTTtagaagtgtctgctaaataCCATGGTTTTTAGATTCAATGTTTGTTCTTCCCTCTTATAGCCACTGCTGCCTTCTCAGTACTGGTACTACATGATTGAGTTGGGATTCTACATCTCGCTACTATTCAGTGTGGCAACGGATGTCAAGCGCAAAGTAAGTGGAGCCTAATTCAGAAACATCGACAATTTACACTCAGTACCATTACAGTGGTAAGAGGAGAGATTGTTGTCaagagggcagagagagcgaTAAAAGACAGCTAACCATATCTTGGCAAATGTCAGTTAAGGAATCACAACTAAGTTATGGAGGGAGGGGTGTTATTTTGTCTAGGGAATCTGTGGGTTAATGTGTGACCGGCACACTGTGGAAAGGTATGGCAGTGGAGACTGATTGACCATGTTCTCCAGACGTATTTATTTTCCAGCCGGCGAGTCCAAATGAAAGGGGGCAACTCTTCAAAACAGTTAGCAGACTTGTCTGAAATCCAGTCCTGTTTGTCGGTTGATTTGACAGACACAATGAAATAATGGGGCCAATCCAAAACAATGGTGTCATTAAGTTAGCTGTAATTGCAGTGGAATTCCAAATTGggcttgtttgttttttgttcagttttttttgttgtaGGGTTTTTAGTTGAGTTGTAATTGTAAAGTGCACATGGCTACATGCACTCAGTGTTTCCATTTATGAAAATTGCACATTAATAAATCAGCGTCAGCCTGTATGACTTCCCAACTATCTGTTACATGTCTCAAGTAGCCCGCGAAAGCCAGCCTGGATAGAATGCACGTATGTACTAATTTACCATGTGCAAACCATGGTGAAACTTGCACTTCTGTAAAGCTGAGATAATTGGCTGGTGAAACTTGCATCCAGCCAACCAGAAAAGCAAGGCAAAGCCATTCAGGCATTCTTGAAAGTCAAGACAGTCTTTGTCCTGCAAAGAAACATTTGTTTTTAGttgcattttttaaaattgagcaaacagtaggcatttagaattcAATGTGGTGACGCTTTATAACCACGTGCCATGCataggcctaccttcaaaatgaTTCTAATCATAATTTATTTGAAAACAGTTTCCATTACCATTTGTCACGAAGAAAGTTCGACGAAAGAAAAATCAACCCGTCGAACAGATAAAAAAATTATAATTTCTCCTATAGCTGCCGTTTCCATGACACATTTTCGTGACATTGACTTTGTCGAAAAAACCTGGATCATTGGAAACATTTGAGAGCTACATGACTCGGTGTTGAAACCAGGTGTCTGTAACCGTAGCTTTAGGTGTCCCTCCAGACATTTAAATCTTTGAACGTTTTGCTGATATTCCGCAGTGTTAAAGCTCTAATTTAAAATAACTGTAGTTCAGAACGACGCATCCAAAAGAAACTCGGATGATCAAGTTACGAGCGAGGAATGTCACGACCATGGTGGTGCCATATCCATCAGAACCAGTTTCAACAAGATTTTAAAAGGAACTACCACCACCTCTGTTATGACTGAAGCTGATGTGCAGTGCAGAAAGTAAACTAAACATTTGCATAACTgacaaactctccctctctcgctctcttcaagGATTTTAAGGAGCAGATTGTTCACCACGTGGCCACTATTCTGTTGATCAGTTTTTCGTGGTTGGTCAACTATATCCGTGCCGGGACTTTGATCATGCTGGTGCACGATGCCTCAGACTACCTACTGGAGGTAGGTATTTCCCCAACAATGCAAAacaatgtcaagcaaaaaggcatcCAGCTATTTCACCATTACAGTCCTAAAGAAAGTATATCCATTCCATGATAAGTATAGAAGAGTGAGTGTTATTTCTATACAGAAAGTCATTGTATCATAATAATAAATGGTGCATATAGAATTTCTACTCACAGAACTGGTCATACTGTTAAGCCTGCCATCTAGAGGAGAATATAGGAAACAGCAACtatatttgttatttatttatttttccttatTTTTTTTTCTGTTCCTTTTAAGTCAGCAAAGATGTTCAACTATGCAGGATGGAGAAAGACCTGCAACTACATCTTCATCCTGTTTGCAGCTGTGTTCATCCTTACCCGCCTTGTCATACTCCCCTTCTGGTAAGACGCTCAGATCTTGGATGACACTCATCTGCCTTCTAGAGGCAGTTTCCCGGACACATATTGAGCCTAATCCTGGACTAAGAAGCCTTTTCAACTGAGCTTTTACATTGAGCTttctttttagtccaggactaggtttaacctgtgtctgggaaactgcctCTGTATGTGTGAAGTATTATTTTCTGTCCGTGATACAGGATGCAATGCATTCTAGTGATTTGCTTAAGTCTTTGTCAAAAATCCTTTTGACTGCTAATGTAGATCCGTATTGACTGGATCTGTCTGTTTCTTCCCCCAGGATCATACATACTACGTGGGTGTACCCATTGaccctctatccccctttctTTGGGTTCTACTTCTTCAACGGGCTGTTGTTTGTGCTGCAGTGTCTGCACATCTTCTGGGCTGGCCTCATCCTGCGCATGGCCATCAAGTTCCTACCTGGAAATGTATGTATTCCCAAACCTAATCACTATAGGGTGGTTTCCTGGACAGAGATTGAGCCTAGTCCAGAGACCTATACTACGTATGTGGTTTGAGGAGTTAGCAAGGTAACTGCGTTCAACTCGGGGTAACCGGTACTACGAACgtggctcaccttttagccaggtacatttcTATGGCAACGAATACTTCAGAACTAATTTGCTCCCGGGCAGGTTAACTCAGGGCTAACTCTATTTATCCTGAATGAAATGTCTTGAGCTGCGAGTTGAGGACAAATAAAATCATATTACCTTTCGCAAAGgttgcatcatcatcatcatcaccttaaTTTAAGTAAGACAACTTATTAAATATTTTATTagccaaatgttttttttgtgttcaaAAATAGTCGTGTTAAAAATACCTAGCACATTGCACatttagtaatgacagaatgcatTTGAATCTTCACGTATAGTCAAACTTGTGTGCAAATCATTTTATCGATGGGAATGGAGAAAAAGGTGCTCAAACTACGTACGTAATATAGGGCTCTGGAATatgaagctaactgaagctggctagCTTTAGAAAACCCTAATGCCCCTAAGGACTAAAAAGCAAACTCAATGGAGAATTTCCTTTGAatgtgctttttagtccagggtgaggattaatctgtgtctggggaaACCCCACCCCTATATCAAACTGTTCTGAGCCTGACTGTTCTGAGCCTGACTGTTCTGAGCCTGACTGTTCTGAGCCTGACTGCTCTACTTTCTATCACCCAACTGTACATGTAAACCTACTGTTTGACATCACCACTCAAACTCAACGTTTACTTACAATTATTttgatgtggttgtcttacctagctAACTTAAACCTAGAGTCCTccattgaaacaataacaaagcgacACCCCGCCTCTGTTTGGTACAAAGTttagggatgggcctggagaaatgtagccactcttaaattcatagactgggctatggatgcaaggactgaccatccatgctATAATTGTTTTGCTTTTTAACCATGTTTAttactgtttgtttacatttagatTGCTTATACACATTCGTGTGAAATAAGCTTGTATTTTGGGTTCTAATGTGGTATGGACagttgtcgtggaaatttcctgtattaccaaatcatgagagagcaaaccacacacaagtcagagtatATTATAAACTCCCACCTTTAATtatatatgagcttcaccatagccctgtgactctcggatcaattcagtgtctataaatgaattctctgagagtgatTACAAAACAGTTCTTGGTATAATTGatagccaagacacacccatctaAACTTACATGACAaataacagatcttaggaacattacacagagaaaaaggagaaaaaGGAGTATCCCATAATTtatagcattagctataaattattgttCAGTTTGGTCCCCTTAAACGAAGTTCTT comes from Oncorhynchus gorbuscha isolate QuinsamMale2020 ecotype Even-year linkage group LG24, OgorEven_v1.0, whole genome shotgun sequence and encodes:
- the LOC124012557 gene encoding ceramide synthase 2-like, producing MLTWLRVLSDWIWQDRLWFPAGLGWANLKDRDGQVFAKGRDLWVIFPIAVCFLIIRQIFERTVAVQLASLLGVREKPRVRAAPNTTLESYFCNASKFPSQSSVEELTKQSACSVRQVQRWFRRRRNQERPSQIKKFREACWRFTFYVLAFIAGLGALIDKPWFYDMEEMWNGFPTLPLLPSQYWYYMIELGFYISLLFSVATDVKRKDFKEQIVHHVATILLISFSWLVNYIRAGTLIMLVHDASDYLLESAKMFNYAGWRKTCNYIFILFAAVFILTRLVILPFWIIHTTWVYPLTLYPPFFGFYFFNGLLFVLQCLHIFWAGLILRMAIKFLPGNDIVEDERSDREETESDEEDDDHEKREKTKNGFVQNGNGHTVLNNNHHHSKME